The DNA sequence GACAGGGGGATCGCTTGTTGGATGCATTCATTGTTTCCTTATGTTGACGGCTTCGTAAAAAAGCCTTTTCACCGCTGAGTACGCAGAGCCCGCAGAGAAAAATTTTTGCCACCAAGGCACCAAGACACAAAAGAATAATCTTAGTCTTAGTGGCTGAATAGTTACAAATTCCTTTAATATGTTATCTCGGCGTCCTGCGGTAAAATTTTACTTTTTACGGGTTCATCAACTTTGAGTTTTTTCATTGGTCATTGCCTTCATCTATGAGCTACGAGCCATGTAAGCCTATCACTAAGACAATGCCTGCCTGCTTAGCTTCTCGATGTTTTCACGGGCAAAATCTATAGAGGGGTCGATATCCAGGGCAAACTGATAGTATCGAATGGCCTCGGCTATATGGCCCATTTCCCGCAGGTTGGAGCCGATGTTGGCATAATCTATGGCCGAAGACGGGTCCAGATCTATGGCCTTTTCAAAGCAGGCTATGGATTGCACATGATCTTTGAGCTTAAAATGACAAAAGCCCATCAGGTTATGTATTTCCTTGAGTTCCGCATTACACTCCCGTGCCTTTTCAAGCTCCGCCAGGGCCTGCCTTATATCCCCCAACTCCTTGTAGCACACCCCCCGCTGGCAATAAAGACTGGCCCTCTCCTTGCCCGTCGTATCAAGGGCTAATGCGCGTTCATAGCAGGCCAGGGCCTCATCGTAGCGGCCTTCCCGCTCATAGGTGTAGCCCAGGAAGAAATGGACCTCGTAATGGTCGGGATAGATCATCTTCATCCGCTCAAGCTCATGGACAGCCCTTTGGCTGTCGGGAAACTGTGAGACCAGTTTGGCGGCGTGCAGGCAGAAACTGTTGTCTCTGGTGCGTTCGCGGAAATGGGCCCCCGGCACGATCATATATACGGCCGGAATACGGAGGACAGGATGGGTAATATCCACGGCATAAACGGTAAGCCCCTTTTCAGCTAGGGCACGGGCACACTGTTCCAGTTCCACCCGCTGATTGGAATGCGAGACATCGGGCATATCTCCGATGCAAGCGTTATTCCCGGCTTCCGTCACATAACGGGCGTCTTCCAGTCCGGAAAATTTGGGCAGGCCGCTTTCAGCATATCTGCCCTCGGTGTCAAAGTCCCCGGCAAGCTGAGCTATTTCCGTCAAGGCCCGGATAAGGGCCTTTTCCGGGTGTGTAGCCGTCCCCGCGGTATAGACGATTTCACTCTTCTCCGGGAAAGTGGCGGGGTCCATAGCCAGAGCCGCCACCGTGGGTATCCCCATCTTAAGGGTAATATCTTTTACGTAAAGGTTGATCCTTTTTGAGTCATATTTCGTGATCAATTCTCTCGCCATGGGATCTTTTACCGAGGAAAGATCAATGGCCGGGGTAGGAAGATTTTCGTTTGTGACGACCGAGGATACGTGCCTTTCCACCACCTCACATAATCCCTGGAGGGCGGCCTCGGTCAGGGTATTTCCGGCTGAGGAGCCATTATACTCATTTAACATATAAAACCACTGAAAGGGGAGCCAGACCTCTTTATTATGCGTGAGATCATGGGCCTTGGTCCAGAAAAAGGGGAGGGTGGACCAGAGACCCCTGGCTTTTTCCAATTCATGGGCATTACCCGGGTCATCATGCACGGACTGCATAAGCGCCTCAGGTGGCACCACGTCTCCTTGAAGCGCCCCGGCCTCGGAACAGACAAAAGAGCCATTCATAAAACTAAAAAGAGAGTACCGTTCCATGAGTTCCATAAGGGCGCTCGCTTCTGCCTGTTCAGGCGTCCCTCCCTTACCCATCTGTTTGATGGTGCCGACGATCTCTCTGGCCTCTGCGCCACAGATGCTCATATAAACCGGGATTCCCAGCCTGCCCTTGTCTATTCGGACCACGTCCCTTAGAATCTCGCCCTTGACCTGTTTTAAACGGTCCCTGACCCTGGCCACGGTCTCTCTTGGCGAAACGGCCTTATCCTGATCAATCGTATAGGTCTTAATTGAGTCGGCAAAAACAAGTGACATAGACGGTCTCCCATAATTTTTTGATAGGCGTGTGCGGAGATAGCTTATTGCCTCCGCATATTACCGGAAGTTTTTTATATATCAAGGATTTCTTATGAAATCAATAAGGGGAGTTCTGAGAGGCAGTCGAGAAGACGGATTATATTGGCATTTTTGGAAAATAGTCACGAAGTAAAGAGTTTTTGTGGTAAGGTAATAATCAGAGATTATTTGCCAAAGGCGAGTCTGCCTGTGCGGAAAAGAGGGAATATACGAGGAGAGTAATGTCCACAGAGTTGAAAAGCCACAATAGCCGTCTTGTTGGCGTCATTTCCGATACCCATGGCCTTCTTCGGCCTGAGGCGCTCAAGGCTTTTGAAGGTATTGATCTGATCGTTCATGCCGGAGATATTGGCCCGGAGGGAGTACTTAAGGCGCTTCAGGAAGTTGCCCCGGTTGTTGCCGTGCGCGGCAACATGGACAGGTTCGGCTGGGCAGGAAAACTTTCGAAAACAGAAGTAGTTAAAGTCGGAGAGGCTTTATTATATGTGATCCACGATGTGGATGAACTCGATCTGGACCCGGCTGCGGCCGGTTTCAGCGCGGTGATAAGCGGTCATTCTCACCGGCCATGGATAGAAAAGCAGAATGGCGTACTCTTTTTAAATCCAGGCAGTGCGGGACCGTATCGATCCGCCTTACCAGCTTCGGTGGCCTTGCTTCGTGTAGAGGGGAAATTATTGGGTGCGCAGTTGATTGCATTGAGATGAGATTTCCTTCAGGCTATAACCTGTAACCAGTTATCTGAAATTCTGGGATTTTCAAGAAATACCCGGTGGATTCTCCAGGGAGAGCGGCTGGCATAAGATGGCGGTAAGGGTTAAGGATGGGATGGTGACCGCGTACTGGGACGGGAAGGAGCTTAAAGGAGGGCCGTTTCAGGCTGATAAGATCCCCAGAGGATTTGCCGGTGTCTATGCGAATTATGTCGGCGGGCTAGGGGAGGCGGTAACCAAGGTGGATGGTTTTACATTGAGAGAAGAGTAAGGGAATACTTTGTCTGGAAGTCGAACACTCCGGCCGGGTGTTCCCGATATGGCCGATAAAGCATGATAACCCTGCCGCATTCGAGCAAGTGCCCGTGTAGGTAGGATAGCCAGTTGGAAAAGGACGTCATCGGACTTGAAGGAGGGACTAGAGGGATTATTGTAATTTTTCTTTTTCTGCAGAAGAAGCTTGACTTTTATCAACTAAACGTAAGTTGCTGTTAGAGGTTTTCACTAAATAGTGAAATAAGTGCTTTTTGAATAATGGGCTTAGCCAAGGCGAAACCACGAACAATTTGATCTAACTCGGACAACACGATAAAAGTTTCTGGGTCATTAAAACTTTTCAGGTTTTGCTTCATAATAATAAGATCATATTTGCCAGAGCCCTTCGAGATGTCTATTGCGATATATGGCGAGCCTTCGTGAATGAAGAAATTTCGATGAGCATCAAGATTCTGAAACCAATCAGCTTTTTGGCCAGCGTTTTCAATGACCTTCCTAATTTCAAAACCCACTCTGTTCTTTTTGATATATTTACCTGCATGAGAGTACAGTTTTTCAAATAGGGTAGACATCAACTCGCAAACGGAGTTTAACTCAAAAAGTATAGAATCAATATCAGCCAATAGATTGTATTTTAAATTGTCATCAATCGTAAAAACATAACCCTGTTTTCCAACAGCTGATTCGTATTTAGTTTCGTGGTGTTCGGAAGCAAGAAATAATTCCTTTCCTTCTGTATTTAGACGGGAAACTATGCGAGGCAGAATATTTAATCGGGTTGATATATACAGTCCCAATTCACTTATCTCTTTTGGGACTGGATCAATTTTACCAGCTTTTGTTGCTTCAATGACGGCGTTCCAAATAGGAAGGACCCAAGGATCCCCTCCCATTTCATTTATATGTAGCCACTTATTAATCATTTCTACTCGAGTTATTATTGTTACCCATAACGCTTCGCATAACCAGCTGGCAATGAAGCGGAACGGAATTGCCAGTCCGAGTTGATGCGGTTGTTATGCATTATTAATATACGATAGCTGTATTTTGATTGCTGATATACGTATCTGATCTTGCTTGACCTTGAGTTTTAGGCCCACCAAGCATTTGCCAACCGATACCAACAAGCTTCCCATCGTTGAAAAGATAAGGAACAAACTCATCGTCTGTTGTGAGTCCGTCTGGCTGACGCACTGACCTCATATAATAGATTTCGACTTTTACACCTTCTTTTATGTATTTTTCTGGATTCTTGCGACAGGATTTCGGCAAACCCTCTTGTGTGGGCTGAAGTATAGCTAACACTTTCTCTTTACTATCACCTAATTCTACCTGGTCAGCTACTGTTTCATATTTCGAAATAGCAGAGTCAATCTGCATGCTAATGCAGCCTGTAAGAGCAACCGCTGCCAATAGTACCGCAAATTTTTTGTGCATGGTTACCTCCTTTGATGCATAACGAATAAGAGTTTTTACGGCGCGGAGCCGACCGTAAAAGTACAGTTGAACTGAACCGCGCAATCCGAGCTGTTGCCTGGAAATTTATCGGCTCAGCATAGTTATATGGTTTGATTTTATATCAGGAATTGATCGATATTCCAAGATGAAACCGTATGGGCAGGGAAGATTTCGAAACGGGTTGGCCAAAGTAACTGTCGGGATGGGCATCGTTGTTGGCAGCAGGCCGGGTCTGGTTCGGTACATAACGCAGACCGGCATGACCAACCAATTTCGGCGGCGTTACTGATCGCCGGCGTCGTCTTTATGGCTGGCTCTTCCTGATCCCTGCTCGGTGCCGTACTTCTCCTCCACTTGTCGAAGTGTTTCTTCCAGCACCGGAAGACGCTGCCTGTCTTTGAGATCTCTGGAGGTTCTCTTCAGTTCAACCAGCGTTTTAAGATCGAGGACACGAACAGTGTGGCCCCTAAACTCGATTTCCACTGTGTGTTTAAGAAGATCTTCGTAGTCTCTTCCCTCCTCAATAACAGCCAAGACATCGAGAGGGCCGAGCCGAGTCGTGAAGAGAGCATGGCCCATCCCCGAAATGTCCCCCTTCTTTGGCCTGATAATCTTGTTGTCCGGGCGACGATGAAATGCGTCAATCGACTTGAGAAAGGCAAGCAGCCTGGCGATGTTTTCGGGAGATCGCTTGTGAACGATGTCCAAGTCCATTGTTGTGACGGGCGCTCCCTGCACAACGGCGGCAAGACCGCCGACCAGAATAAACTCGACGCCTGCCTCTATAAGCCCCTCAAGCACTGCGCTTAGGTCTGCGCCCCCTGGTTTTCCGCTGCCGGTAGGCATTCCTCAGCTCCAGAATAGTGCATACTGCGTTATCATTGGCCTGCAGGCGCTCCTCGGGCGACATCCTGAGGAACATCGCGACCAATCCCTTATCAACACCTGTTTGGTCCTTGGTTTTTGTTTCTTTTACCATCTGACGGCTTCTTTCATAGTAAGTTATAGTCCTGTCAGCCGCACGAATATAGTTGCATCGTTTTATATCAGGAATTAATCGATATTCCAAGACGAAACAATATGGGTAGGGTAGGTTAGATTTCGAGACGGGTTGGTCCAAGAAGACGAAATAAGCTACTCGGGTAAACATTGATTATTCCGCCGCAGGCGTATAGGCGAGAGTTACAACTCTAAGATCATTGTAAAGAGGTGTTAGAGACACTACACTAGATAGGTGATACGTCGGGCTTGCCCTTGGCGGCCTGGATAGTTGGTCGCACGTCCGTAAATGCCTTGCGTACCAGGTAACGTACATCACTCCAGAGATTTTCACTGCCCAGGAAGGCGATAACAACGGTGCGATTATTTCTCTTGAACATGCCTACATAAGTTTTCTTGGCGGCGCGGGTAAAGCCCGTCTTACCGCCCTCCGCCCCTTCGATCTGCCAGAGGGCTTTATTGTGATTGACAACCCGTTTGCCGCCATGAATCTCAAACTTCCGGGTTTTGAGAATATCGGAAAATTTTTCATTCCGCATGGCCTTTTTAAAGATAACGGCCAGATCATATGCGGTTGTATGTTGACCGGGTGCGGTCAGGCCGCTGGCCGTACGGCAACTTGTGTTTTTAGCGCCGAGCTCACGCGCGGTCCGGGTCATTATTTGAGCAAATTCTTCCTCTGATCCGGCCATCTTTTCCGCCAGCGCCCTGCTGGCATCGTTAGCGGAGTGAAGCAGGGTGGCATAGATAAGGTCTATAGCCGGATATGTTTTTCCGCAACGAAGGTATGCTTTTTGGCAGGGAGCTTTTGCAGCATAGCGACTAACGGTAACGGGATCACTTGCTTCCAGATTTTTTAATGCCAGGAAACCGGTGACTATTTTGATGGTGCTGGCCGGCTGTAAGGGAAGACCCTGATTCTGGGCAAAGTAAATATAATTGGTATCGGCGTCCAGGACTATAGCTGAACGGGCGGTAAGGGCGGAACAATATTGACGACGATATTTTCTGGATGCCCTGTGCGTTCTCTTCTTATTGTACTTCTTAGCCCTCTTGTGATATTTTTTTACAGAGGCGGTTCGCTTCGCTTTCTTCTTGTGCTTTTGAACCTTCTCGCTGGCGGTGTAGCAAACTTTCTTTTTGGTATTATGACATTTTTTAGTTTCTGCAAAAGAGGAGGCTGATGGCAGGATAAGAATTAGTGCAAGTATAAAAATGAGAATGGCTCTACACCGCATGAATTAACTCCTTTTCTCACTTAATCTTCTTGCTGATTAGATATATACTATATTTTAAAAGCACAAAGCAAGTTTTTTTCAGCGCCTATGCTATTTTTATGGGTCATACTATATCCATCTTTTTTATTTATCGGCATTCTTTTGTGGAACTTAATAGTTTTTCCCGTTATTCTTAATTTTTTAAGATTATGGAAATGACCGAATATACTGTACCCATCGAGTTTTTCAATGAGGATAAGGTCCCGGACTGGCTGGAAGTGACCATTATTGCCCCCGCCCGCCTTTTTCCGTTATTGGAAAAGTTTTTTCATCTGACTACTCCGTATGGAGTCGTCCGCTATTCTGAGCAAGGACTCATCTCAGACTGTGCGCAAACATTCGTTGCCCGTATCCCATATAGTACGGATCCGGACGACGTCCTGAAAAATTTGGATGCATACCTGGGACTTCTGGAGGATAAGTATTGCTTAGATACGCCCATATATTTGGAAACGAGATACATTCATGACGGCAGAGATGTGTTCACTGCTTTCCAGGTTTCTCCGCGCTTTACCGTGATCCCGAAATGGGAAGATACATCGCTGCCGGACGACACAGTTATTCGACTGAATCCGGGCAGGGTTTTTGGCACGGGTCAGCATCCCAGTACCTTGTTGTGCCTGCGTGTCTTAGAGGAAATAGGGGACAAAGGCTTTTTTGCTGATAACCCGACTGTTCTGGATGTGGGCACGGGAACAGGCATACTTTCTATTGTCGCGGCCAAACTCGGAAGCGGGGCGGTCCTGGCGCTGGAAGTCGATGAGGAGGCAGCCGGGATAGCCGGAGAAAACGTCTCTCTGAACCGCCTCGAACACCGGATAGAGGTATCTCTGACTCCTCTTTCTAAGATTGAAGGCAGTTTTAGGCTTATCACGGCCAATCTCACCGCCTCTGTAGCGCTGTATCTGGCAGATGATATCTGTCGCCGATTAATGCCAAATGGATTTTTGATCCTTTCCGGGATAAGACACGCACAGAGTGAGGCTATGGTTGCCCCTTATACAGGCCGGAATTTAAAGCTGGTAAAATTATATAGAGATGGATCGTGGGCAGGCTGTTTATTTACACGGTGAACATGCATAGCGAGCGCATTCCCCGCTGCTTGCAGCGGGGTTAGCGAGCGAATACGATGCATTTTACCTTGCATACGGAGATTCCCCGCAGCTTGCTGCGGGGAGCTTCAATACTACGGGAAGCATATTCATTATCCGACTACGGCCCGATAGGCTTTGCGAACCGCCCCGTGCGGACCCGCATGCTAGTGTAGTGTCTCATAAACGACTGGAGTTATTTCTTTTTGATTTACCGGAACGTGGTAATGTAGAACCCGGCTTAATTTTTTCTAAAGTTTGTCGGCAGCGAGAGAGTTTTTCCACGATTGATTCTATTGTTGCCATCCAAACGAAGGGCCTGGGGTTTGTATTCCAAGCGGCCAAATATTCTTCAATCGCAGCAATAAGATCAGCGACACTGACAAAAGTGCCACGGCGTATGCGTTTTCCCGTCAATTCTCCAAACCAGCGTTCTACTAAATTCAACCAGCTTGAGCTGGTCGGAATGAAGTGAGCCACAAAACGCGGATGGCGTTTTAACCAAGCCTGCACTTTGGGATGTTTGTGAGTTCCATAGTTGTCTATTACCAAGTGTAGTTTTATTTTCACAGGAAACTCTGCATCCAGGCGTTTCAAAAATTTGAGAAACTCTTGATGACGATGCCGGGCATAACACTGCCCAATCACCTTGCCTTGTGCTATTTCCAGCGCTGCAAAGAGAGTCGTAGTGCCGTTACGCTTGTAGTCATGTGTCATAGTTCCACATCGGCCTTTTTTCAAAGGTAGCCCCGGCTGTGTGCGATCCAACGCCTGAATCTGACTTTTCTCGTCCACACAAAGGACTACTGCTTTTTCCGGGGGATTGAGATAGAGACCTACCACATCGGTGAGTTTCTCTAAAAACATGGGATCACGTGATAACTTGAATCCCTTAACCCGGTGCGGCTGTATTCCATGACTCTGCCAAATCCGGTTGACCGTTGCCCTGCTTATACCTTGCTTTTCAGCCATCGTACGGCAGCTCCAATGAGTAGCTCCCGTAGGCCGACTTTGCAGAGTAGCCTTGATAATCTCTTCTATCTTGTCTGCCGTGTACTGGGGTTTACGCCCCCGGCCTCCAGCTACTTCCCAAAGACAGTCCGGCCCCTGACTACAAAAGCGCTGCCGCCATAAAGCCACCGTTTTAAAATTGATCCGCATACTCGCAGCGATATCCTTGTCCTGTTGCCCTTGCGCTGCCGCCAATATTATCCGGCAGCGTTGCGCAACCTGTTGCGGCGTGCGATGGGCGCTCACCCAATGCTCCAATTCTTGCCGATCTGTTTTACTCAATGTAACTTGCATGGCTTGTCGTGACATGCGGATAGTCTATCATACATGGCAATATAAATCCACTTATTTATAAGACAGTACACTAGGGGGAGGGGGGTTAGAAGCTCCCTTTTACCCGAGTCGGTACTCTTATCTTCCTTTCAAAACTTCAAGCCATTTATCAACGAGTTCGGGGAGCCTTTTGACGACCTCCCTGCCAAAAAGAACTTCATCAACATACCCCATATGAAGCATGTCTATCACCCTACAGAGATAAGACCGCCCACATTCCCACCATGTATAATGTGAATCGAGAATGAGATAGTGCTTCACATCAATGGATTCATTCTCCCGGAGTTCTTCAAGTTCCATTCCGTCGAGCAGCGTCTCATAAACACCATCAGCAACGCGACTACCGAATGTTGTCGTGTAATAGTATTCCTTGATCTCCCACACTGCAACGGGATTGAGAGTAGAGGGGAATGCACCGTCGACCCGTCTCGCAAGAGCCCGAAGGGGTAGATCATCTCGTGTTATTCGTGTCAGGGCGCGGGGATCGAAATCGCAGTCGTGTCCTTTGCAGCGGTTGTGAATAATCATGTTGACCATTCCGGTAAGATAGGCGGGTTGTTTCTTCTTGCCTTTTTGCTTATTCATAGGAATGTCAAGTGTTGATTTGAGAGAACGACGGACTGTTGTGAAAAGGGCTTTTGCAGCCTGATAGTCCATAAGCAAAGGCTCAACTGTGCTGTTAAGCACATTGGCCCTAAAAACGAAGTAGCCACCAAGTCGTTGACCAAAATCCGAAGGTCTCCCTAATTCATCCGCGATTTTCCTGTTGGACATGCCGAGAGCCTCAAGCGCCCGAATTTGATCCTCAAATGAGGGAATCTTTATCTGGTGGGTTCCCCGGGCGGTATAGCCGATGTGCTCGCTGATTAGACGGACGTGAGCCCAGAAGTCTTTGGGCAGGCCGAGAAAGCGTTTATCAGGTTTCACTATGTTGACTCGTCGAATCGTTTCACAAAGGATAGCAGGGGGATTCCTAACGCCTTACAGATGTTGCGAAGTTCGATCAGATCAAGCCTGCGCTCCCCTGATTCGTATTTACTGACAAATGATTGATTGACGCCGAGGTGTTGGGCCAACTCCGCTTGCGTCAGACCGGCTTCCACCCGTGCTGTTTTTAATAGCTTCTGCAGACGGCTTTGATCTTGACTGTATATAGCTTTTTGCACGGCTGCATATTACACGAAACGCCCATAATATCCCAAAATGGAATATTCATCTTGCATCGATTGCGCGATTGGTGTAGTCTGCCATCATGCAACTTGGATTGTTCAAGGCTTACGACAAGACGGCTGTTGAGGCCCCAAGCGGGCAATTGCTGAAGTGGATCGGCAACAAACAACGGTTTGCCGCAGAAATCGTCTCCTGCTTCCCTCGGAGGTTCGGACGGTATTTTGAACCATTCCTCGGGAGCGGGGCGGTTTTGGCGACTTTGGCCCCTTCTGACGGGCTTGGTTCTGACGTCTTTAGTCCGCTTGTCGAAATCTGGCAGGCACTTGTTCACAACCCGGAGTCTGTGAAAGCATGGTATGAGGAAAGGTGGAATCGCCTTCAACACTTGGACAAGGTAAGCGTTTACGAGCAAATCAAGGCCAGCTACAACAGCCGTCCTAACGGAGCCGACCTATTATTTCTCTGCCGTGCATGCTACGGCGGTGTGGTACGATTCCGTAAATCGGACGGGTACATGTCCACGCCGTGCGGAGTTCATCGGCCAATTTCTCCGAAGGCTTTCAAAGCCCGCGTTGATGAGTGGTATCGGCGCGTAAGGGATTGTTCCTTTGATGTTCTTGGTTACCGGGAAGCAATGAATATGGCGAAAGAAGGGGATCTTATTTATTGTGATCCGCCATATCGCCACAGCCAGTCTATTCTGTACGGCGCTCAAGCATTTGACCTCCTGGAGCTACTTAGCGCAATATCAGACTGTAAACAGCGCGGTGTCTTCGTTGCGCTCAGCATTGACGGAACCAAGAAATCCGGCGGTCTGTTCTGCGACCTTCCTATTCCGGCTGGTTTGTTTGAACGCGAGGTGTATGTAAATTGCGGTAGATCGATGTTGCGCCGATTTCAAATGAACGGCAAGACGTTGGAATCAGAGCAGGTATCAGATCGGCTTCTGCTCACCTTTTGAGTCCCATATTTCCTCGTAACACCGAACGCAGAGTTAATCGGCCGAGGTCCCGCGCTAGCGGAACCACTCCGGTTGAACGACCTGAAATCAAGCAGAACTCAATCAGCATCAATATGCACCGCAAACAAGGGTCAATATATAACGTTGTTTCTTACATTGC is a window from the Desulfovibrionales bacterium genome containing:
- a CDS encoding serine hydrolase → MRCRAILIFILALILILPSASSFAETKKCHNTKKKVCYTASEKVQKHKKKAKRTASVKKYHKRAKKYNKKRTHRASRKYRRQYCSALTARSAIVLDADTNYIYFAQNQGLPLQPASTIKIVTGFLALKNLEASDPVTVSRYAAKAPCQKAYLRCGKTYPAIDLIYATLLHSANDASRALAEKMAGSEEEFAQIMTRTARELGAKNTSCRTASGLTAPGQHTTAYDLAVIFKKAMRNEKFSDILKTRKFEIHGGKRVVNHNKALWQIEGAEGGKTGFTRAAKKTYVGMFKRNNRTVVIAFLGSENLWSDVRYLVRKAFTDVRPTIQAAKGKPDVSPI
- a CDS encoding 50S ribosomal protein L11 methyltransferase — translated: MTEYTVPIEFFNEDKVPDWLEVTIIAPARLFPLLEKFFHLTTPYGVVRYSEQGLISDCAQTFVARIPYSTDPDDVLKNLDAYLGLLEDKYCLDTPIYLETRYIHDGRDVFTAFQVSPRFTVIPKWEDTSLPDDTVIRLNPGRVFGTGQHPSTLLCLRVLEEIGDKGFFADNPTVLDVGTGTGILSIVAAKLGSGAVLALEVDEEAAGIAGENVSLNRLEHRIEVSLTPLSKIEGSFRLITANLTASVALYLADDICRRLMPNGFLILSGIRHAQSEAMVAPYTGRNLKLVKLYRDGSWAGCLFTR
- a CDS encoding helix-turn-helix transcriptional regulator, whose protein sequence is MQKAIYSQDQSRLQKLLKTARVEAGLTQAELAQHLGVNQSFVSKYESGERRLDLIELRNICKALGIPLLSFVKRFDEST
- a CDS encoding IS630 family transposase, with product MSRQAMQVTLSKTDRQELEHWVSAHRTPQQVAQRCRIILAAAQGQQDKDIAASMRINFKTVALWRQRFCSQGPDCLWEVAGGRGRKPQYTADKIEEIIKATLQSRPTGATHWSCRTMAEKQGISRATVNRIWQSHGIQPHRVKGFKLSRDPMFLEKLTDVVGLYLNPPEKAVVLCVDEKSQIQALDRTQPGLPLKKGRCGTMTHDYKRNGTTTLFAALEIAQGKVIGQCYARHRHQEFLKFLKRLDAEFPVKIKLHLVIDNYGTHKHPKVQAWLKRHPRFVAHFIPTSSSWLNLVERWFGELTGKRIRRGTFVSVADLIAAIEEYLAAWNTNPRPFVWMATIESIVEKLSRCRQTLEKIKPGSTLPRSGKSKRNNSSRL
- a CDS encoding DNA adenine methylase, with the translated sequence MQLGLFKAYDKTAVEAPSGQLLKWIGNKQRFAAEIVSCFPRRFGRYFEPFLGSGAVLATLAPSDGLGSDVFSPLVEIWQALVHNPESVKAWYEERWNRLQHLDKVSVYEQIKASYNSRPNGADLLFLCRACYGGVVRFRKSDGYMSTPCGVHRPISPKAFKARVDEWYRRVRDCSFDVLGYREAMNMAKEGDLIYCDPPYRHSQSILYGAQAFDLLELLSAISDCKQRGVFVALSIDGTKKSGGLFCDLPIPAGLFEREVYVNCGRSMLRRFQMNGKTLESEQVSDRLLLTF
- a CDS encoding YcaO-like family protein, with amino-acid sequence MSLVFADSIKTYTIDQDKAVSPRETVARVRDRLKQVKGEILRDVVRIDKGRLGIPVYMSICGAEAREIVGTIKQMGKGGTPEQAEASALMELMERYSLFSFMNGSFVCSEAGALQGDVVPPEALMQSVHDDPGNAHELEKARGLWSTLPFFWTKAHDLTHNKEVWLPFQWFYMLNEYNGSSAGNTLTEAALQGLCEVVERHVSSVVTNENLPTPAIDLSSVKDPMARELITKYDSKRINLYVKDITLKMGIPTVAALAMDPATFPEKSEIVYTAGTATHPEKALIRALTEIAQLAGDFDTEGRYAESGLPKFSGLEDARYVTEAGNNACIGDMPDVSHSNQRVELEQCARALAEKGLTVYAVDITHPVLRIPAVYMIVPGAHFRERTRDNSFCLHAAKLVSQFPDSQRAVHELERMKMIYPDHYEVHFFLGYTYEREGRYDEALACYERALALDTTGKERASLYCQRGVCYKELGDIRQALAELEKARECNAELKEIHNLMGFCHFKLKDHVQSIACFEKAIDLDPSSAIDYANIGSNLREMGHIAEAIRYYQFALDIDPSIDFARENIEKLSRQALS
- a CDS encoding metallophosphoesterase family protein, with amino-acid sequence MSTELKSHNSRLVGVISDTHGLLRPEALKAFEGIDLIVHAGDIGPEGVLKALQEVAPVVAVRGNMDRFGWAGKLSKTEVVKVGEALLYVIHDVDELDLDPAAAGFSAVISGHSHRPWIEKQNGVLFLNPGSAGPYRSALPASVALLRVEGKLLGAQLIALR